One part of the Salinivirga cyanobacteriivorans genome encodes these proteins:
- a CDS encoding monovalent cation/H+ antiporter complex subunit F: protein MNDLLHILLYIQIGLCVFCLYRIIRGPSIADRMVGVDIFGILVVGICAILSIITGKTFIIDIGIAWIILSFIGTLTLAKYLGGKSLNE from the coding sequence ATGAATGATTTGTTGCACATACTGCTTTATATCCAAATCGGGTTATGCGTGTTTTGCCTTTATCGCATCATCAGAGGTCCTTCCATTGCCGACAGGATGGTAGGTGTTGATATTTTCGGAATTTTAGTTGTGGGCATTTGTGCCATCTTGAGCATTATCACCGGGAAAACATTTATTATCGACATTGGTATTGCATGGATCATTCTGAGTTTTATAGGTACATTGACCCTGGCCAAGTATTTGGGCGGAAAGAGCTTAAATGAGTAA
- a CDS encoding Na+/H+ antiporter subunit E — translation MRYLVMFILALLFWLLITFSLDVYNILVGALAALLTVLFFGRFYVRNIRKFVQPQRYFHLVVYLFIFIWECIKANFDVAYRVLHPKMPIKPGIVKVKLNVKTGIARTILANSITMTPGTISVDIVGDYLYVHWIYVQTENPEEYSRIVAGRFEKYIKKIFE, via the coding sequence ATGCGCTATTTAGTTATGTTCATATTGGCTTTGTTGTTTTGGCTGTTGATTACATTCAGCCTGGATGTATACAATATTCTTGTGGGTGCTCTGGCTGCTTTACTCACGGTACTGTTTTTCGGACGCTTTTATGTCAGAAATATTAGAAAATTTGTGCAGCCGCAGCGCTATTTTCACCTTGTGGTGTACCTGTTTATTTTTATTTGGGAGTGTATAAAAGCCAATTTCGATGTGGCCTACCGTGTACTTCATCCTAAGATGCCAATTAAACCTGGTATTGTAAAAGTAAAGTTAAATGTAAAAACCGGCATTGCTCGCACCATTTTGGCCAATTCTATTACAATGACCCCGGGGACCATCTCCGTTGATATCGTGGGAGATTATCTTTACGTACACTGGATTTATGTGCAGACTGAAAATCCTGAGGAGTATAGTCGCATAGTTGCCGGACGTTTTGAGAAATATATAAAAAAGATATTCGAATGA
- a CDS encoding complex I subunit 5 family protein produces MEQLIVLFVIIPLASAFLIPVVGRLVPYFQKVLTSMVLLALTILIFSYLFSGSEATLIYKVGGWEAVENIPIGIYLVLDGLSAILLLVINFIGLLAAFYAVGYMRRYTAENNFYALLCLMVAGMNGVVLTGDLFNLYVFLEIAVIASYALVAFGIEKNELEASFKYQVLGGMASLLILFGIGMIYWLTKTLNIADVAQLLKGSSNTSAVQFTQIVLIAGFGLKGAMIPFHAWLPDAHSSAPSPISAMLSGVLIKAIGIYAILRLFFNMFTISYELALIITVIGTLSMVIGVLLAIGQWDLKRLLAYHSISQMGYVVIGVGMGMMILTKGGEKGVAALAIAGGLFHLMNHAVFKGLLFLNAGAIEYLLGTRNLKKMGGLGKNTPITSASSFSASMAISGIPPFNGFFSKLLIIIAAVKGHFYLLALLAVFVSIITLGSFLKFQRYAFFNKMNFEGRLLAQKIPFTMTFSMVVMAVLCLVMSLMIFPGAREVFLTPAVEVLVNSMNYSTTVIGF; encoded by the coding sequence ATGGAACAGCTCATCGTTTTGTTCGTCATAATTCCACTGGCAAGTGCATTTCTGATACCCGTTGTCGGAAGGCTGGTTCCGTATTTCCAAAAAGTACTGACCTCTATGGTTTTGCTTGCACTAACCATTTTAATTTTCAGTTACCTTTTCTCCGGTTCAGAAGCTACACTCATTTACAAAGTGGGTGGATGGGAAGCCGTTGAAAATATTCCGATTGGAATTTACCTGGTGCTCGATGGTTTAAGTGCCATACTCCTGCTTGTGATAAATTTCATTGGCTTGCTTGCTGCATTCTACGCTGTGGGATATATGCGAAGATATACCGCAGAGAATAACTTCTATGCATTGCTCTGCTTAATGGTGGCCGGTATGAATGGGGTCGTGCTCACCGGCGATTTGTTTAACCTATACGTCTTTTTGGAAATTGCCGTGATTGCTTCTTATGCACTGGTAGCCTTTGGAATCGAGAAAAATGAGTTGGAAGCATCATTCAAATACCAGGTGCTGGGTGGTATGGCTTCCCTTTTGATTTTATTTGGGATAGGAATGATATACTGGCTGACAAAAACCTTGAATATTGCTGATGTGGCGCAGCTTTTGAAGGGAAGTTCCAATACCTCAGCAGTGCAATTTACACAAATAGTATTAATAGCTGGTTTCGGTCTAAAAGGTGCCATGATACCTTTTCATGCCTGGTTGCCCGATGCACACTCATCTGCCCCTTCACCAATTTCTGCAATGCTTTCAGGTGTGCTCATTAAAGCTATTGGTATTTACGCCATTTTAAGGCTTTTCTTCAATATGTTTACAATTAGTTATGAACTGGCACTCATTATTACCGTAATTGGTACACTTTCTATGGTAATTGGCGTGCTGCTGGCCATTGGTCAGTGGGATCTGAAGCGACTTTTGGCCTATCATAGCATCAGCCAGATGGGCTACGTGGTGATAGGTGTGGGCATGGGTATGATGATATTGACCAAAGGAGGTGAAAAAGGAGTGGCTGCATTGGCCATTGCCGGTGGTTTATTCCATCTCATGAATCACGCTGTATTTAAGGGTTTGTTGTTTCTAAATGCTGGAGCAATCGAATACCTGCTGGGAACCCGGAATTTGAAAAAGATGGGTGGTTTAGGAAAAAACACACCGATAACCTCAGCTTCCTCGTTCAGTGCTTCTATGGCAATCTCAGGCATACCGCCTTTTAATGGGTTCTTTAGTAAATTGTTGATCATTATAGCAGCGGTTAAAGGACATTTTTATCTGCTCGCATTACTGGCTGTTTTTGTCAGTATTATTACGCTCGGTTCGTTTCTTAAATTTCAGCGCTACGCGTTTTTTAATAAGATGAACTTTGAGGGTCGTCTGTTAGCTCAAAAGATTCCATTTACCATGACATTTTCAATGGTAGTAATGGCTGTGTTGTGTTTGGTTATGAGCCTTATGATTTTTCCCGGGGCGCGGGAAGTATTTCTTACCCCGGCTGTGGAAGTTCTGGTTAATAGCATGAATTATTCTACAACTGTAATTGGTTTTTGA
- a CDS encoding sodium:proton antiporter produces MMVFIMCFILFLVGLYGVLTRRNLIKIVIGLTVMEFSVFLFLVLIGYIANGEAPIIVPGIKAPVFVDPLPQAMVLTAIVIGLATTAMLLSIAIRIYKKYGTWDIREIKNLRG; encoded by the coding sequence ATGATGGTATTTATCATGTGCTTCATATTGTTTTTAGTTGGTCTTTATGGTGTACTCACCAGAAGGAATCTGATCAAAATAGTGATCGGACTTACGGTGATGGAGTTCAGTGTATTTCTTTTTCTTGTGCTGATTGGATACATAGCTAACGGTGAGGCACCAATAATAGTGCCGGGCATTAAAGCGCCTGTTTTTGTAGATCCGTTACCCCAGGCCATGGTGCTTACTGCAATTGTGATTGGACTGGCAACTACCGCTATGCTATTATCCATTGCCATACGGATTTATAAAAAGTATGGTACGTGGGATATACGGGAAATTAAAAACCTAAGAGGATAA
- a CDS encoding MnhB domain-containing protein: MEGMSNIVKKVTQLMSGLIFMYGLYIITHGHLTPGGGFAGGAIVAGAFIILILAFGSKALSLKKEENATSVTESSAILIVLILAAIGMAAGAAVFFNNYLPLGRVGELISAGVIPLYNIFIGMEVAAALLTIFLAFVIYKEEVLK, from the coding sequence ATGGAAGGAATGTCAAATATTGTGAAAAAAGTAACCCAGTTAATGTCGGGTCTCATATTTATGTATGGCCTGTACATTATTACACACGGGCATTTGACACCGGGAGGTGGTTTTGCCGGCGGAGCTATCGTGGCCGGGGCATTCATCATACTAATATTGGCTTTTGGTAGTAAGGCTTTGAGTCTGAAAAAAGAAGAAAATGCTACGTCCGTTACTGAAAGTAGTGCCATCCTTATCGTACTTATACTTGCCGCCATTGGAATGGCAGCTGGTGCTGCTGTGTTCTTCAATAACTATTTGCCATTGGGCCGGGTAGGTGAACTTATTAGCGCAGGAGTAATTCCGCTGTACAATATTTTTATTGGAATGGAGGTGGCAGCGGCCCTGCTCACCATATTCCTGGCATTTGTAATTTATAAAGAAGAGGTGTTGAAATGA
- the mbhE gene encoding hydrogen gas-evolving membrane-bound hydrogenase subunit E, with protein sequence MELLLSIIIGFMIIGAIYALHANDLLSALMAAGIVGYSLVICFLLLKAPDLAIVQIVVETITLIYMVAIVLNSSRKELDKGKRRNAFLNISIAVLVAFALVYYFQLAIVNLDVLGEHAPRMAKAYMDGAAEKTGSANLVTGVLFDFRGYDTLGEATILFTAAVGVLTILRIKGRKEKA encoded by the coding sequence ATGGAATTGTTGCTTTCCATAATAATCGGATTTATGATCATCGGTGCCATTTATGCGCTCCATGCCAACGACCTATTGTCTGCACTGATGGCAGCAGGTATCGTGGGGTACAGCCTTGTGATATGTTTTTTGTTGCTCAAAGCACCGGATTTGGCCATTGTGCAAATTGTGGTGGAAACCATTACATTGATATACATGGTAGCTATTGTGCTTAATAGTTCACGGAAAGAGCTTGATAAGGGCAAACGGCGAAATGCATTTTTGAATATTTCCATTGCAGTACTCGTAGCTTTTGCATTGGTGTACTATTTTCAATTGGCCATTGTTAATCTTGATGTGCTTGGAGAACACGCTCCACGCATGGCAAAAGCTTATATGGATGGTGCAGCCGAAAAAACCGGTAGTGCCAACCTGGTCACAGGTGTACTGTTCGATTTTCGTGGATACGATACCCTGGGAGAAGCAACAATACTCTTTACAGCCGCCGTTGGGGTACTTACTATTTTACGCATTAAAGGAAGAAAAGAAAAAGCCTGA
- a CDS encoding NADH-quinone oxidoreductase subunit L, with protein MAELGYIIFLPILAGVMLFTVPRRLNLLSSLVALAIAVVTGFLSLQVYGIDPQTLQFDCFASLCPEGSWMYDVLNGASKYFYVNIDGLSQLIVTGVNFFSVVILIYTLKSISSKNKPRSFYSYFLITLGCANGAVLADNLLLFIFFWGILGLTLYKLIRAYDEESSAAAKKTLILIGTSDGIMILGIALIWNIAGNLNMSEVSISTTSSAAIVAFVAMLIGSFTKAGAFPFHTWIPDYTKKAPAVSSAYLPASLDKLLGIYFLARICNDMFIINEWLQFILLTLGVLTIITAVLMALIQHNYKRLLGFHAVSQVGYMVVGFGLGTPLGIAAGLFHMVNNALYKSGLFLSAGSISQQTEQEDIAHLGGLSRAMPLTFIAALVFALSISGIPPLNGFASKWMIYQGIIDFGSTGTGLASQLWIVWLALTVFGSALTLASFVKFLSGIFLGPQRAELKHVKEVSILMWMPKVLLALVCVVFGVFATNYVVPKLFDPVVGDFEMIGAWQSSFISLLVILSIVLGLIIYWIGKIGNFRTAESFVGGEKWGDQADFKVTGFYDTIRHAAGLKFMFRHAEKRHFDLYDLTAGIVLFFNNLFSMAHTGILSRYATWFIVGLVAMLIILL; from the coding sequence ATGGCTGAATTAGGTTATATCATATTTTTACCCATTCTGGCAGGTGTAATGCTCTTTACCGTTCCACGAAGGCTGAATTTGCTGAGTAGTCTCGTGGCACTGGCCATTGCTGTTGTAACAGGATTTCTCAGTCTGCAGGTTTACGGCATTGATCCGCAAACACTCCAGTTTGATTGTTTTGCCAGTCTATGTCCGGAAGGTTCATGGATGTACGATGTGTTAAACGGGGCCAGCAAATATTTTTATGTAAATATTGATGGGCTGAGCCAGCTTATAGTAACTGGTGTGAATTTCTTTTCTGTTGTCATTTTAATTTACACATTGAAAAGTATTAGTAGTAAAAACAAACCCAGGTCATTTTATTCATATTTTCTCATTACACTGGGATGTGCCAATGGTGCTGTTTTGGCTGATAATTTATTGCTGTTTATCTTTTTCTGGGGAATTCTCGGGCTGACCCTTTATAAACTAATCAGGGCATATGATGAGGAAAGCTCTGCCGCGGCCAAGAAAACGCTTATTCTGATTGGTACCTCCGATGGTATTATGATCTTGGGTATTGCATTGATTTGGAACATTGCCGGAAATTTGAATATGTCGGAGGTGAGTATCAGTACCACTTCATCTGCGGCTATTGTGGCTTTTGTAGCTATGCTTATTGGCAGTTTCACAAAAGCCGGAGCATTCCCTTTCCATACATGGATTCCTGATTATACTAAGAAAGCCCCGGCAGTTTCGTCGGCTTACCTGCCGGCATCGTTGGATAAATTACTGGGTATTTACTTCCTGGCCCGCATCTGCAACGATATGTTCATAATCAATGAGTGGTTGCAGTTTATTTTACTTACATTGGGTGTGCTTACAATAATTACGGCAGTTTTGATGGCCCTGATTCAGCACAATTACAAGCGATTGCTTGGGTTTCATGCCGTTTCGCAGGTGGGTTACATGGTTGTGGGGTTTGGGCTCGGTACGCCATTGGGTATTGCTGCCGGATTATTTCACATGGTGAATAATGCACTTTACAAAAGTGGGTTGTTTCTTTCGGCCGGAAGTATTTCTCAACAAACAGAACAGGAAGATATAGCTCACTTGGGAGGTTTGTCCCGGGCTATGCCATTGACATTTATTGCTGCACTGGTTTTTGCGCTCTCCATTTCCGGTATTCCACCTCTCAATGGGTTCGCTTCCAAGTGGATGATTTATCAGGGTATTATTGATTTCGGGTCAACTGGTACTGGGCTGGCCAGCCAATTATGGATTGTATGGCTGGCACTTACCGTTTTCGGTTCTGCCCTTACGCTGGCTAGTTTTGTAAAGTTCCTCAGTGGAATATTTTTAGGGCCTCAGCGCGCAGAATTAAAACACGTGAAAGAAGTCAGTATTCTCATGTGGATGCCAAAAGTTTTACTTGCACTTGTGTGCGTGGTTTTTGGTGTTTTTGCAACCAATTATGTGGTTCCAAAGCTATTTGACCCGGTCGTGGGCGATTTTGAAATGATCGGAGCATGGCAATCTTCCTTTATCTCATTACTGGTCATTTTATCCATCGTGTTAGGTTTAATTATCTATTGGATTGGGAAAATTGGAAATTTCAGAACAGCCGAAAGCTTTGTAGGTGGGGAGAAATGGGGCGATCAGGCTGACTTTAAAGTGACCGGATTTTATGATACCATACGCCATGCAGCTGGGTTGAAATTTATGTTCAGGCATGCTGAGAAACGGCATTTTGACTTATATGATTTGACGGCTGGTATTGTGTTGTTTTTCAATAATTTATTTAGCATGGCTCATACCGGTATTTTGTCACGCTACGCCACATGGTTTATTGTAGGTCTTGTGGCAATGTTGATTATTTTGTTGTAA
- a CDS encoding nickel-dependent hydrogenase large subunit, translated as MSEQKIIPIGPYHPLQEEPELFKLYCEGEIVRDIKWETGYNHRGIEKLSESKSFDQSFFLVERICGICSTSHPFAFANAMEEIVEVDIPDRAKYIRSIVGELERIHSHLLWVGLAGHFLGYDTVFMWAWKYREPVLDLFEMISGNRNSYAMFKIGGVRRDIQNDKLPKIRETMKFLKKKTDLLTGAVMDDPVIHARTKGVGILTREDILEYAAVGPTARASGVDIDVRRDDPHAAYGMVDWKVITSPEGDVFAKAKVRLLEMFESIKIIEQCCDGLEKLKEGDIETVVKNVPAGIGTGHYEAPRGEVFHFVKTIGTNSPARHKIRAPSYVNIATFKKACVGQTISDATISLAAVDPCYCCTERMAVAYDYSTGKKVLSANELIKQSQKRTNYIKRNI; from the coding sequence ATGAGCGAACAAAAGATCATACCGATTGGACCATATCACCCACTGCAGGAAGAGCCTGAGTTGTTTAAACTGTATTGCGAGGGCGAAATTGTGAGAGATATCAAGTGGGAGACCGGTTACAACCACAGGGGTATTGAAAAGCTCAGCGAGAGTAAATCTTTCGATCAATCGTTTTTCCTGGTGGAACGCATTTGCGGTATTTGCTCTACATCACATCCCTTTGCATTTGCCAATGCTATGGAGGAAATTGTTGAGGTAGATATCCCTGATCGCGCCAAATACATTCGAAGCATCGTAGGTGAGTTGGAACGCATTCATAGTCATTTGCTCTGGGTGGGGTTGGCCGGTCACTTTCTGGGTTACGATACCGTGTTCATGTGGGCCTGGAAATATCGTGAGCCTGTTCTTGATCTTTTTGAGATGATTTCTGGTAACCGAAATAGTTACGCCATGTTTAAAATTGGCGGCGTACGCAGGGATATACAAAACGATAAGCTGCCTAAAATCCGGGAAACCATGAAGTTTCTGAAAAAGAAAACCGACTTGCTTACCGGTGCAGTGATGGATGATCCCGTGATTCATGCCCGCACAAAAGGCGTTGGTATACTTACCCGGGAAGATATTCTGGAATATGCTGCAGTGGGCCCAACAGCCCGTGCTTCAGGTGTCGATATCGATGTGCGGAGGGACGATCCGCATGCAGCTTACGGCATGGTTGACTGGAAGGTGATAACTTCACCTGAAGGCGATGTATTTGCAAAAGCTAAGGTGCGGTTACTCGAAATGTTTGAATCCATAAAAATTATTGAACAATGCTGCGACGGCCTTGAGAAATTAAAGGAAGGGGACATTGAAACTGTAGTGAAAAATGTGCCCGCAGGAATAGGCACAGGACATTACGAAGCTCCACGTGGCGAAGTATTTCATTTCGTGAAAACTATCGGAACCAATTCCCCGGCCCGGCACAAGATCAGGGCCCCAAGTTATGTGAATATTGCCACGTTTAAAAAAGCATGTGTTGGACAAACCATTTCAGATGCCACTATATCGCTGGCTGCAGTTGATCCATGCTATTGCTGCACTGAACGTATGGCTGTGGCATACGATTATAGTACGGGGAAAAAAGTGTTGTCTGCCAATGAGTTGATTAAACAATCGCAGAAAAGAACAAATTACATAAAACGCAATATTTAA
- a CDS encoding NADH-quinone oxidoreductase subunit C, which translates to MRREEFIEKIKSEFADHILGTEYLRANRVTVNVDPDFILDIAKFLHQKIRLRFIIASAYHTKAGFEILYHFSDDSNGNIYNIHVLLPHEKPEIQSLAQFLVAADWIEREMHELFGVTFLNHPNPEKLISEGNWAEGVYPYRKDFN; encoded by the coding sequence ATGAGAAGGGAGGAGTTCATAGAAAAAATTAAGTCGGAATTTGCCGACCATATTCTGGGAACGGAATATTTACGGGCAAACAGGGTGACTGTTAATGTGGATCCTGATTTTATACTGGATATTGCCAAATTTTTGCATCAAAAGATCAGGCTTCGGTTTATTATAGCTTCGGCCTATCATACAAAGGCTGGTTTTGAAATACTGTACCATTTTAGTGACGATTCGAATGGCAATATTTACAACATACATGTTTTATTGCCACATGAGAAACCTGAAATACAGTCGTTGGCCCAGTTCCTGGTTGCTGCCGACTGGATTGAGCGCGAAATGCACGAGCTGTTTGGTGTTACATTCCTGAATCACCCCAATCCCGAAAAATTGATTTCTGAGGGTAACTGGGCTGAAGGGGTGTATCCGTACCGGAAAGATTTTAATTAA
- a CDS encoding NADH-quinone oxidoreductase subunit B family protein — protein MGFKDFCFKKSLWLFHYGGASCNNCDIEILDCLTPRYDVERFGMKLVGSPRHADVLLVNGSINKRDKDRLLEVYDQMAKPVKVVAVGACGCTGGIFAEGIPFAGPVDKIIPVDAYIPGCPPKPEAIIAGIVKLIETI, from the coding sequence GTGGGATTTAAAGATTTTTGCTTTAAAAAGTCATTGTGGCTGTTTCATTATGGTGGTGCCTCGTGCAATAACTGCGATATTGAAATACTTGATTGCCTTACTCCACGGTACGATGTAGAACGTTTTGGAATGAAGCTCGTGGGGAGCCCCAGGCATGCCGATGTGCTGTTGGTCAATGGTTCCATCAATAAGCGGGACAAAGACCGGTTGTTGGAGGTTTATGATCAAATGGCCAAGCCTGTTAAAGTAGTGGCCGTTGGCGCTTGTGGCTGCACGGGCGGCATATTTGCCGAAGGAATACCTTTTGCCGGACCCGTAGATAAAATTATTCCTGTAGATGCTTACATACCTGGGTGCCCGCCAAAACCGGAAGCTATAATTGCCGGAATTGTAAAGTTAATTGAAACCATATAG
- a CDS encoding respiratory chain complex I subunit 1 family protein has translation MGAHILYFLVYPGFLFTAIVGGLIAGVDRKLTAAVQFRKGPPVLQPFYDFFKLLLVKETILPASGSKITFLLAPVFALSGISIAAVLVMMPLLGINTGFEGDIIVIFYLLTIPSLTYIIGAMASGNPLASVGASREMKLIIGYELTFLLVIAAIIYKSGAETSLYQIIQTQQAGSVHIGSISGVLLFIAGMFCTQAKLGLVPFDMGEAETEIAEGAFIEYSGSAFALIKLSKYMLFFTLPALIILLFMGGVQLTGIHVLWAILKLVAVVLLITLIRNTNPRLKINQAMRFFFVWMNALVVIAIVLSYFGY, from the coding sequence ATGGGAGCACATATTTTATACTTTTTAGTTTATCCAGGATTCCTGTTCACAGCAATCGTGGGCGGCTTAATTGCCGGTGTGGACAGAAAGCTGACTGCTGCGGTGCAATTCCGTAAAGGACCTCCTGTTTTGCAACCATTTTACGATTTTTTTAAACTTCTACTGGTTAAAGAGACAATTTTGCCGGCTAGTGGATCTAAAATCACATTTTTGTTGGCACCCGTTTTTGCTTTGTCCGGAATTAGTATTGCTGCTGTATTGGTCATGATGCCCTTACTTGGGATAAATACTGGTTTTGAGGGAGATATCATCGTGATTTTTTATCTCTTAACCATTCCATCACTGACTTATATTATAGGAGCCATGGCTTCCGGTAATCCCCTGGCATCGGTTGGTGCATCGCGGGAAATGAAACTCATCATTGGGTATGAACTTACGTTTTTGTTGGTTATTGCAGCCATCATTTATAAATCCGGCGCAGAAACAAGTTTATACCAGATAATACAAACGCAACAAGCAGGATCTGTACATATTGGCAGTATCTCGGGTGTTTTACTTTTTATTGCAGGCATGTTTTGTACACAGGCCAAATTAGGGCTGGTTCCTTTCGATATGGGAGAAGCTGAAACTGAAATTGCTGAAGGTGCATTCATCGAGTATTCCGGAAGCGCTTTTGCCTTGATCAAACTGAGTAAGTACATGCTGTTTTTTACGTTGCCAGCTCTAATTATTCTGCTATTTATGGGGGGAGTTCAACTTACCGGTATCCATGTTTTATGGGCCATTTTAAAGTTGGTTGCCGTTGTTTTGCTGATCACTCTCATCAGGAATACGAACCCCCGACTGAAGATAAACCAGGCCATGCGGTTTTTCTTCGTTTGGATGAATGCATTGGTAGTAATCGCCATTGTGCTGAGCTATTTTGGATATTAA
- a CDS encoding 4Fe-4S dicluster domain-containing protein, which yields MNKKIVIDLSKFRECSPAQPCDKAQPAGVMFDLLGTDGLKTIRELAVFQYTCRRCEDAPCVEVCPCDALEKDESGMITRALNLCIACKSCVTICPFGTMMSDFFQFKLECDQYLDLEDEKDLRKFMRESPGGAVRITDEDLTKEQDVFELMKNIYIREVPWEALKEAE from the coding sequence ATGAATAAAAAGATTGTCATCGATTTGTCGAAGTTCCGGGAATGCAGTCCTGCTCAGCCTTGCGATAAAGCTCAGCCAGCAGGAGTTATGTTTGATTTGCTCGGAACAGATGGTTTGAAGACGATACGTGAACTGGCTGTATTTCAGTATACATGTCGAAGGTGTGAGGATGCGCCATGTGTGGAGGTATGCCCTTGCGATGCCCTGGAGAAAGATGAGTCGGGTATGATTACCAGGGCGCTCAATCTTTGTATTGCATGCAAATCATGTGTTACAATTTGCCCTTTTGGTACGATGATGAGCGACTTTTTTCAGTTTAAACTCGAATGCGATCAATATCTTGATCTGGAAGATGAGAAAGACCTTAGAAAGTTTATGAGAGAATCTCCCGGGGGAGCGGTGCGCATAACAGATGAGGATTTGACAAAAGAGCAGGATGTATTTGAATTGATGAAGAATATTTATATACGCGAGGTTCCGTGGGAAGCACTTAAAGAAGCAGAATAA
- a CDS encoding FAD/NAD(P)-binding protein: protein MYKFQNIYKPVKAKLTEVIEESPTIKSFVLRPERAFPFKTGQFVELTLDGLGEAPFTPSSSPLIDDEMQITIMKAGYVTERIHKLKPGVTMGIRGPYGRGYPVEEFYNKEVLILGGGCGFAPLRSLLYNLKAEEDKIKKLIFCYGSKTPQECIYKPYIDELRAVKKFEVMRSVDEPDDTWAEEVGVVTKLLDKVDINIKNSISVVCGPPIMMKFGTFKLLDMGFPDNKIYLSMEKNMSCGFGKCGHCMMGKYFVCKDGPVFTYEEIKNEPDIWK, encoded by the coding sequence GTGTATAAATTTCAAAACATATACAAGCCTGTTAAGGCCAAATTGACGGAAGTGATTGAGGAATCGCCAACCATCAAATCATTTGTGTTGCGGCCAGAACGTGCTTTCCCCTTTAAAACCGGTCAGTTTGTGGAACTTACGCTCGACGGATTGGGCGAAGCCCCGTTCACCCCATCTTCATCACCGTTGATAGATGATGAAATGCAAATTACGATTATGAAAGCCGGTTATGTAACAGAGCGTATACATAAGCTTAAGCCGGGTGTTACAATGGGAATTCGCGGGCCTTATGGTCGTGGCTATCCGGTGGAGGAATTTTATAACAAGGAGGTGCTTATTCTTGGTGGAGGATGTGGTTTTGCACCATTGAGGTCGCTTCTTTATAATTTGAAAGCTGAGGAGGATAAAATAAAGAAATTGATTTTTTGCTACGGCTCCAAAACTCCACAGGAGTGTATTTATAAACCGTATATTGATGAGCTGAGGGCCGTGAAAAAATTTGAAGTGATGCGCAGTGTGGATGAGCCTGACGATACCTGGGCAGAAGAAGTTGGTGTGGTTACCAAACTTCTCGATAAGGTGGATATCAATATTAAGAACTCAATTTCAGTGGTTTGCGGGCCACCCATCATGATGAAGTTCGGCACTTTTAAGCTGCTTGATATGGGTTTTCCGGATAACAAAATTTATTTGTCGATGGAGAAAAATATGTCATGTGGTTTTGGTAAATGTGGGCATTGCATGATGGGTAAATACTTTGTATGTAAGGATGGTCCTGTTTTTACTTATGAAGAAATAAAGAACGAACCTGATATTTGGAAATAA